A region of the Haematobia irritans isolate KBUSLIRL chromosome 5, ASM5000362v1, whole genome shotgun sequence genome:
GAGATATCAACTGGTTATTATTGTTCATCGTTAGGTCAACAAATAATTCCAAGAACTTACAGTTAATTTTCGGCATTCTTGTAATCCTCATAATAAACAGGAAATGGAAATTCTGACAaccaatttctaaaaataaaatactccCCATTCATTGTAATATACGTTAACGCATCGATACAAAACAATCCCAATAACCTGAATAACACCTACGCATAATAATAAAGCTAAATATAGCAATATCTAAATTAAGCCACATTCGAACAAGTTTTCTggggtcaaaatttaaatatatcacAAAGCCTAAATTAACCCCTATAGGCTATTTGATAAAACAAAAAGTTGAtggtatcaaaatattgatgtatgtatgtattgtcATCATCGTCACATTATTCCAGGGAAGCCAACAGCTATCCCATTAAATTTCCATTGATAAAAAAACACAGCCGGTAGCTGCTGTTGAggaaatataaaattcattacTATTGAAGAGCCATCATCACAGAAAAAGATaaacaatacaacaacaaaatagatcaataaaaaaaaacaaaaaaaataaacattctgTGTACATTTTGCAGTAGCTAATGGACAGACGTTGGAAACATATGTTAACAACAATAAACAAGGAAGATTCGAAATACAATATGTGATTGGTTTCATGTAGCAGATAACAAATTAGGCACttccagaaattaaaaaaataataataattttttttaaatataacttcTAAGCACCATTTAGCAATATTTGCGAATGCATCAGTAATAACTTGTTACAGCTTACCTCATCTGTTGCTGCTGAAACTATTAACACGGATAATGTAAAAAGTAATGTTCCAATAAATGAACGAGACGCTGGAGACGCACTTAACATTTTCaggtattttttttagtgtgcaGATGTGTGTTATGTTAAGCTTCAAATTTTACATGGACCCCAAACTTCTTTTGTTTCTCCAGGCCTTCTTTTGTTTCTGCAGATCCAAGAAGATATTTCTCTTcggaatatttttctttttaacaaCTTTTAATAAACACTAGCAACAGCACATTTAGagattttatgaacattatttactttaatattaattttttgcaaatacaGCCACAATCTTGCCACAATGCAATCGTAGTCGTGACATGAATGTCTTTTGTGACAGCTTCGAAAATCCAGGGTATGGAAAGAAAACTATTTAGTGATGCCATCAAAAATAATACTACGTTCACACTTGGTACAAAATCTTCTTAATGTGTCgttcagactataagtttatccggacgaaatgtctgttgtaatgcgccggacgacagtggtcgtatcgaacatatcccaataaacacaaacgtttgaaaaatactaaaattcaataatttttcaaacattttttcaaagaattagggtaatattcaagttgagaaattgttgagaaaatcgcgttctcaacaaaaaacagacattaccctcaacagtaaaattcaacaaaatagcaataatttctcaattgtaatcctcaaatttaaatgcatcgctactcaataatttctcaaacagttttcaatgtgagaaaaataaaaaactagcattgttgcgaatactttcaaaccacaatttgtatgaaagtcaatcctagttctaactgaaagtcaatactaaatttctagggattttgtaaattttattattttttcgttaacaaatataataatcttaaaaataacattaataatatatgaaaataataatattataccaatcaaaatgtaattatcttattaaacgtattaataaataaaactatgaatacaactttaaatatcttaaacatttttacatgtataattccatttcctccataatgttggtgtcattaatatgctggcaatttgaaataattactatcgaggatcttgctggcttgtgtgttagaatagattccagcaagaggaaatcacaaaatatcaaactgatgacgggtaaattgatgtaatgcacattttcatccagaagttcttgatataggaattgttgcactttgttttaattggttgcactttgtaagttttctgaaaacttttctttgttgtttccttcatcggtttttcatcggccaacatcttccaagaatataccattcaatgattttagttttctgcaaaacaatcgagttttgtgatttccattatgttttcatttcactttttattttgacttaccaatttgtatttcttccaactgaccacgtacttcgtgatttcctcaagaatgttggtgttacaaaattgttgttattaaaatactggcaattttcaggaacttgatgaccagataattggaataaatttccagcaatttcaattcacaaaataacaaattaaaccgatgatgcacattttcacccagaagttcttgatataggaattgttgcactttgttttagttggttgcactttgtaagttttctgaaaacttttctttgttgtttccttcatcggccaacatcttccaagaatataccattcaatgattttagttttctgcaaaacaatcgagttttgtgatttccattatgttttcatttcactttttattttgacttaccaatttgtatttcttccaactgaccacgtacttcgtgatttcctcaagaatgttggtgttacaaaattgttgttattaaaatactggcaattttcaggaacttgatgaccagataattggaataaatttccagcaatttcaattcacaaaataacaaattaaaccgatgatgcacattttcacccagaagttcttgatataggaattgttgcactttgttttagttggttgcactttgtaagttttctgaaaacttttctttgttgtttccttcatcggccaacatcttccaagaatataccattcaatgattttagttttctgcaaaacaatcgagttttgtgatttccattatgttttcatttcactttttattttgacttaccaatttgtatttcttccaactgaccaggtacttcgtgatttcctcaagaacgttggtattacaaaattgttgttattaaaatactggcaattttcaggaacttgatggccagataattggaataaatttccagcaatttcaattcacaaaataacaaattaaaccgatgatgcacattttcatccagaagtccttgatataggaattgttgcactttgttttagttggttgcactttgtaagttttctgaaaacttttctttgttgtttccttcatcggtttttcatcggccaacatcttccaagaatataccattcaatgattttagttttctgcaaaacaatcgagttttgtgatttccattatattttcatttcactttttattttgacttaccaatttgtatttcttccaactgaccacgtacttcgtgatttcctcaagaacgttggtgttacaaaattgttgttattaaaatactggcaattttcaggaacttgatggccagataattggaataaatttccagcaatttcaatgcacaaaataacaaattaaaccgatgatgcgatcatccagtagttgttgatatggaaaagcataaataccaagtttttttggttgcactttgatttatggaaactttctcttctcgataagccactaccatttttcatcggccagcctcttaatgtgtccaagaatcagcatccaaatattttagttgtctgcaaagagatttgagtttagtgacttccttcaagttttcatttcgtgttttagttttacttaccaattattataagcaatttcaattgattattaaaaaatttccacatttttgtatttcttccacgaactttgttgtccaaagtagtattgaaaaccatgtggttttttcgttgcatttcagggtagtgttttgtcaaagttttctccaattatcttcaacacattttcaaagttttcgtcaacattttgccaaattggttgtaattcgcaaacaatttgaagatgaattgaagatgagctttttcaagtcaagttgaatttatgttgaaaatgatatttaccctcaaactgaagaggtgttgcatttgaaaaacgctcatcctgtgtttattgggattccACACATTGGTCacaatataagttaagtccgaaggcataatcgatactgctgcatgtttatgggttcaataacacatttaccgattatttagtcatcaacgaattgtcgtatagattggacacactgtatgcgctttacagactatcagttattccggacgacagtgctcgtgtcgaacatatcccatatattgtgcacattatgcgctttacagactatcagttattccggacgacagtgctcgtgtcgaacatatcccatatattgtgcgcattataagttaagtccgaaggcataatcgatactgctgcatgtttatgggatcgataacacatttaccgattatttagtcatcgccgacaagtcgtatcgacccgacacactgtaagattctttacaaacaccgacattccatccggaataactgatactctgtaaagcgcattataagttaagtccgaaggcacaatcgatactgctgcatgtttatgggatcaataacacatttatcgattatttagtcatcgctgacaagtcgtatcgatccgacacactgtaagattccttacaaacaccgacattccgtctggaataactgatagtctcaatgacaagctcaatgacaagggacctcctttttatagccgagtccgaacggcgttccacattgtagtgaaaccacttagagaagctttgaaaccctcagaaatgtcaccagcattactgaggtgggataatccaccgctgaaaaactttttggtgttcggtcgaagctggaatcgaacccacgactttctgtatgcaatgcgggcatgctaaccattgcaccacggtggctcctgagATCAATGAAACTACAATCTCTGTATTCTTCGAATCCCTCCCAGTTGCCTTTTGTATAGTCtgatgacccactgctgctgtcgTTGGTACAGTATCCtcactgccaacatttttttaatttgggggcgcttctgagaatccccactacgtcgaaaacagtcgtatacgatatccaaaactcctcggaaaagcaccgtcactattgagaagttgtaccacgccaagttactacaaaaaatatcgcatgagtgcaattattaggtgcccttctggatacatttagaacgacgccaataagagccccttcaaacaatcagacaaagtgcattttaagatagttgtaaaagaatcattgtggtcaagtaaaacacgattgtttagatgtttattaattttattaaacatttataaattctcataaatataacatttatacgactgtcACAtcatatttaacatatttttatgcattaataaaatgttgatgttgaggtacaagttgcaagttacatgttaaggccggtactctgtttgttggtgcgaaaaaagttccactcaatcattgtttcgcgttgaaaaatgatagtgttgacaatatattttaatggggaaaaacagccattttgggacttttttgcgtttatttcgtcgaaatgtattgacaacatcgcagactgtcacgaaatgattacatatacatacgcaactagtggctcgatttacacacacacgcatacaaaataaataatttgaaaaagaagaagcaggcgaagttattttacaaatatctttggaattaaaaaactaattttacagtgctgcattttattttttggaacatagcaattaattcttgtgattccatttaTTGCTACCTCGATACTATACATGTTGGTTGAAGTGCTAATGCTTGTTTTGGAACATCAATTGCTGTGCctccttttgtttaaattatgttgtgtgtttattatcccgatgcccagtacaattgaaacgattgtaaaatataattcaccaaataatgcttttattttgttaacatttgtgtttaaatttcatgttatatatgtacattatttatattctaccatatagtagggagcggctagatattgttgctagtttattatggaaatacaactccatgttatactttgttttatcaatcatcagattacatttttaaataataatcagatccacttttgtgttataaattcacaaaaatcagtttaataaataaattatttcttaattcacattgcaaatggcgccatgttatgaaaatactgactacgcgagttacgtcagtttttcaactcgaaaaaaaaaacaaagtaccacaaatggaaaaaatttcgctagtttttcgcatgttttggttttgtatggagtttcaacgcgaaaaccgaacagagtaccggcctttacatgttgtagcgtctatcaggcagtgcttttattcccattggaggcagcgtgcctggaaaaatatttgaaaaactatcactttattccatttggaaagtcaaaaattgttcaccaatatacctttcacaatttaaggtaagtactatgctcgcttttcgcgttgaaattttcgcggttactttattaaaatagttcaatatgaagcagataaattaactcaattgatgtgcaatttcttgttcctctatatttcggcaagactttacaggaatatgtctgttttcatttataattttgattatttcaggaaaagtaatcgcgaaaataaagtgattttcaactcgaaaaccgaacatagtacacacctttaAAGCGAaaaaactatgttttcagcacttcattatcgttttatttaaataaattataagaagctagttgtgcttggtgtttcacaaaatataatatgactcttgtaacaatagtgatggcaaaatactttcatgcgaatagtaatggcaaaatactatcacagttggcgattgttgcagtgtcacttacgagtctgtggtagcgatgatgatgaaatagaactttgaaatgctggcagggctgCCATGTAGTCAGTATGACTTTACTCCCGCAGCGATAATAAGACGGAGAAATTCCGGAAGTGCACACATTCCAGGCCACGGGTAGGTGAAATCTTTGTGGGTTTCGGCCAAAATACCTTTTAATGCGCCGTCCACACTATAAGTTTACGTGGACgacaacccaataaacacacgcATTGGaaaaatgcttatattcaatacgcattcaaacattttttcaaagaattagatTGGAattcattttgagaaaatcgcgttctcaacaaaaaacaaacattacataatcaacaaaaaacagcagAAGACATAATCGATAATGCTGCTTGTTTATggtatcgataacacatttgtcGATACAATCTATTCGACAATTCGTATCGAttggccacactgtaagattcttttacCGGAATAACTTATATTTTTTGGACGGcgcataatgcgctttacagaataCCAGTTATTCCggtcggaatgtcggtgtttgtaaagaatcttatagtgtatcggatcgatacgacttgtcggcgatgacttaataatcggtaaatgtgctatcgatcccataaacatgcagcagtatcgattatgccttcggacttaacttataatgtgcacaatatatggaatatgttcaacacgagcactgtcgtccggaataactgatagtctgcaaAACGCATTAGACGCCTTGCACACAGAAGATTATAATGTAAACGCTCCATCAAGTCATTGCATTACGTGACCACAATCCACTAATTCCTTAACCAGCTGTTCACTTTAATCGTTTGTTTTGCAAAGTCGTCGTAAATTGGAAAGTATTGTAAGttaattagtaaaatttaatgCTGTAGTAAATATGAATGAAGACTTGGGCGAACAATTTCATCCTAATTGGCGAGCCTTAGCTACCGTACATATTCCCCTCAAACGATTTATCAAAGAAGGAACGGAACAAACAAATAATGGAACCCACAATTCTAAACAAGCTAGATATGAAATACAGGGAGTTGATGGTGGTGAAATTAaagaattttacgaagaactaaCCAAGGAAGAGACGGTGCTTAGACAATCAGAAGAAAATCCTACGTCGACCCTGTCAAAGCCTATTCGAAATTGTGAGAAACAAAAGGAGACGTTTAGCGTAGTCAAATATCAACGGTATGCTATGGACAATGATGTAGAAAAATTAAAAGGAATGGATTTCCGTGGTCAAGATATTAATGTATGCGATAACTATGGTTGGACCGCCTTAATGATAGCAGCATGTGAAGGAAATTCAGAGGCTGTATCATATTTACTGGATATGGGTGTTGATAGTGACATTAAAGACAAAGCTGGGAACACAGCTAAGGATTTGGCTAGAAAAAAAGGCCACTTCCATATCGAAAAATTGATGGAGACAGTTAAACGAAATATCAACTCGCATGCATCTTCATCAGAGGACGAGTATTACGAAGTAGAACCTTTCTTTTGTGATACatgcaaaagaacattttcggaGACCACCAGAGCAGACCATTTAACATCAACTATTCATCAATTCAATGTCAAATCCTCAAAAAGCAGTCGCctggacaaatttaatataccagaACGTAATAAAGGTCTACAGCTTATGGTAAAACAAGGCTGGGACAAAGAAAGTGGTCTGGGACCCTCACAAAGTGGTCGCCTATATCCTGTGAAAACAGTAATTCGTAAGAAACGCACAGGTTTGGGCATAGAACAGGAAGTTCCAAGAGTTACCCATTTCCAAGCATACGACAAAAAGGCTGTGCAACGTGACAATTCGGATTATTACAAAAAGAAGCCCAGAAATCGCAATGATATTCGAAGAGAAAAGATAAGAGAATGGAAAAGGGATAGGCGCATAAGAAACGCATTAAATTAACAGCCAAGGGATGTCATTGTTGGCCCAATAGCTATTCATTATATTCTTGTTTTAATCATAGTACTTTAttagaaaacaaaagaaatatggCCAATAAATCAACGGAACAAAAATGCATGGAAATTTTGCAATCTACCGAAGAGGTAAGGATGTAATACATTTTCTTcttcaatttaaaaagttaattgtttttttttattattgactTACAGGTGGCCGATCAAGTATTAATGAATAAACAAGAACTGGTTGCTTTGGACAAACGTCGCCAACAAAATCGAGAGGCCATACGTGAATTGGAAAAATCTCATGACAAATCGGAAAAGAAAGTTTGGACTACCGTAGGCAGTATGTTGGTTAAATTGGACAGAGAAAAAGCTCTTGAACTACTAAAGAAAGGCAAGTTCTTTATTCGAAATGTCGTAGTGATTAATTTCGAATGTaatgtttcttttattttagaTCAACAACAAATTGAACGTGAAATTAAAATTCTACAGTCTGACCAAAAAGTTTTGGTTAATAAACATCGAGATTTAGAACATTTCTCTCCGTACTCTGGAACTCATATCAAGCCCTTAGATCACAAAGAATTCAGTGCTCTCAAAGCAAACTTACCTATGTTGtaaattggtagattttggtATATATAAATGTTATCAATAAGattagtttttattaataaacaagcTCATTTGAAAGTAGGATGTTGCAATTTATGGATAATTTCTAGATATAGGCCGGTATATTATTTCGTACAAATAAGTTAGTAACACTGTTTTTGGGACCCCATTCACTGTGATAAAATAACGAACTTATTGCTTTGCAATAAGCGAGAGGAATTTTCTAATGCCTGTTAAAACACGTCTAACATAAGTCAATAAGGCGATTTTGCCATGTATGTATTTCTTATAGTAGGAAatttaaacaatcgataacatcgTCCTCACACTAGTTATGGTTCTGGTACTTTTGTTAGCGAAATTTTCGTTAGTACCAGAGAACGAAGCCgacattttctttacaaaatttctgttACCTTTACGAAATCATTGATATATTTGCTAACCGTAAGGTATTGTTATTGATTgtttacttttgcccatataagaAATCCTTATTTAAATTGCATTATCGGCATacagaggaaaaaaaaacaaaatacatggcAAAAACGCCTTACAACAAATTCTGCAAGATCTGCACACCGGTTTTTACCCATAGCTACCCTACCAAATCGCTCATTATCAAATAATCATGGAGATTAACATAATTAGGTCAAAATTGGTCAGTTGTTCAATTTATGTTAAATGGAAATCATCATTCCTTTTGCGACGGGATATCCTATGCGAAAAGTAAAGTAATTATTTCCAAGCAAACGGTAATACTAGGGGAGGGACACAAATGCTCTTGGTAAGCAGTTTTCCACCGCAACTACTTATCCACTTTTCGCTGGGTACTTTTGCTTGCGAAATGTGTTAGGTTTTTTATCGTTTGTGTATATTTTCTTCCAGAAGAAATATCACCGaactgggggctaatcacggcattcgatatcgaattcataatcgtatcgaaaaaattgtcgatacgattaaaagtttggatcacggcattcgatcgaaatttgatgcaatttctcaagcgttgccaacagcaaaaaacgaagcagagcaaaatgaaatgacaaaactaagttagcgtcacaaaatagaatgtagaaaaaaaacatgtttttggaggtttcaaagtaaaaagtaaattgtattgcattatatcttacccatatctctttttacattcctccaaattccttcctaattggaggatgagatgaatataaaataattcggcgacaaataaggaataaaagtgcacattgttattggtgtaagtacatgggtttgaaatggtgtgccCTGTTGGAAAGTCACCTTTTGtaggctcaatggacgatttcggctgacgaaggaggcgttcaaatggaaaataatttttggtggcatgtcaacgtcaattttatcactttacaattgtctgccgtcttaaaactttttgcgaGTGGGAGACTTCataattcactattcttacaaggtggtccagaagcgttatgttgtcacggaatggtacggtatttggtcgatcacaatctcttgaatatcgatctagcatgtgcactttatatatggttctttgccaagctaggatgctcgctcccgaactcgactatgaccaatttttgattaacatttattggagttgcattagtcctaaatattcaaaatatattcattatatgtaaatttactacaaattagcaacaattcgaactaaaactaatatatttactattcctatatggcgaaaacaatttaaaaaacaagtgaaaatgttttacgattgcaatttaccaatcgaaaaaattgtcgatcaaaaaaactcgatatcgactcccgtgatccgaaaaatttagatttcgatcaaaagttctcgatatcgaatgccgtgattagccccctgctTTATCGGCCGGCTGCAAGAATTTTTCACTATGGCTGTGTATGTGGGCGCGATCCATACGTTTACATgccaattaaagaaaaatgatttgtaataaaatatcaagatttttaataaatcaatcccgaataaaaaatataatttgcatACCATTAGCTGCATGAAAAtgaaagcaaaatttaaacaatcgataactTCAGAGCTTCATATGGGacttttaacaaaaatcaatatcgaaaaaaaaatttaaccgttAGAAAcgctagcaaaatttttacctgCATCCTGATTAGGCATTTTCCTTCTGTGATTCTTGTTCGAAAAATATACAAGAAATCGACAACGGCAACCTATTTATCCACCCATTTATAATAAGCAGAACAAACTCCATTGGAGGTATGTATAGGACGGGATTATGCTTTCGTTATGCATTGACATTTTCgaagttaaaataattattttcgaatttttatgcaaataatTTTACTCAATTGTTGCGTGCTATCTTTTTTGATATAGATTTTGTCTAAAGGAATGTTTTTCACttacatatttttgattattaaaaaaaataatcccaaaaaatcaactgattttcaacacgaaaacagTACCGGCCGAAAAACTGTCTTATCAGC
Encoded here:
- the LOC142240380 gene encoding G patch domain and ankyrin repeat-containing protein 1 homolog; the encoded protein is MNEDLGEQFHPNWRALATVHIPLKRFIKEGTEQTNNGTHNSKQARYEIQGVDGGEIKEFYEELTKEETVLRQSEENPTSTLSKPIRNCEKQKETFSVVKYQRYAMDNDVEKLKGMDFRGQDINVCDNYGWTALMIAACEGNSEAVSYLLDMGVDSDIKDKAGNTAKDLARKKGHFHIEKLMETVKRNINSHASSSEDEYYEVEPFFCDTCKRTFSETTRADHLTSTIHQFNVKSSKSSRLDKFNIPERNKGLQLMVKQGWDKESGLGPSQSGRLYPVKTVIRKKRTGLGIEQEVPRVTHFQAYDKKAVQRDNSDYYKKKPRNRNDIRREKIREWKRDRRIRNALN
- the Pdrg1 gene encoding pdrg1 prefoldin-like subunit: MANKSTEQKCMEILQSTEEVADQVLMNKQELVALDKRRQQNREAIRELEKSHDKSEKKVWTTVGSMLVKLDREKALELLKKDQQQIEREIKILQSDQKVLVNKHRDLEHFSPYSGTHIKPLDHKEFSALKANLPML